A single region of the Podospora pseudopauciseta strain CBS 411.78 chromosome 1, whole genome shotgun sequence genome encodes:
- a CDS encoding hypothetical protein (COG:S; EggNog:ENOG503PCH2) has product MAPNDDDDRASIATTEETPLLAGSPRPSSPRPNQHEHDSQHGQPALTATTSKNDQLRNRIRPRVLILVFVILFLIELGVGITVAPNSAIMESIICRQHYPRLPLSSDHPIRQFAGGVALIDDPICKSPDVQSELAMLRGWAQTFECIPGLIGAVPYGILSDRWGRRPVLALSLLGCLLSVAFMYLVFYFSDVVPLWWFWWSSVFELIGGGGTVLVAMLYTFVADVVPVDGRATVFLQLNALFLGSQMLAGPLGGAMMVNDPWVPLWASLIIIGGANLLVLFLPETLHLHDKKNVAAASEDDMDDERSGLQKLLYKTKTGLEEVWEFILGNKSVGLLILSMTFVILGRFVGEILLQYATERYHWSWSRASYQLVIRNAFSMFTLLVLMPFASWFCLQHLGMSAVEKDIWLGRWSGVTAVAGCLIIAGATNGVLFSVGLIWFALGSGITSVIRSLLNSLVEEHHVGTVNTLVGFMENVGMMAAGPLLAKSLSLGLELGGLWVGLPLITAGMFIATSTAILWIFRLPRRPSLVDLRA; this is encoded by the exons ATGGCACCcaacgacgatgacgacagAGCGAGCATCGCAACAACAGAGGAAACCCCCCTCCTAGCCGGCTCACCAAGACCGTCATCACCTCGCCCCAACCAACATGAACATGATAGCCAACACGGCCAACCAGCTCTTACTGCTACCACTTCCAAGAACGACCAACTTCGAAACCGTATCCGGCCCCGCGTTCTGATTCTTGTGTTTGTCATACTCTTTTTGATCGAGTTGGGTGTTGGCATCACAGTCGCCCCTAACAGCGCCATCATGGAATCTATCATTTGCCGGCAGCACTACCCCAGGCTGCCGCTTTCCTCGGACCATCCAATACGGCAGTTTGCAGGGGGGGTGGCGCTGATAGATGACCCTATTTGCAAGTCACCGGATGTGCAGTCCGAGCTGGCCATGTTGAGAGGGTGGGCGCAGACGTTTGAGTGTATTCCTGGTCTTATCGGGGCGGTGCCATATGGGATATTGTCGGACAGATGGGGCCGGAGGCCGGTGCTGGCGTTGAGTTTGCTTGGCTGTTTGCTGTCGGTGGCGTTTATGTATTTGGTTT TTTACTTCTCGGATGTGGTGCCGCTGTGGTGGTTCTGGTGGTCGTCGGTGTTTGAGCT TattggcggtggcggcacCGTTCTGGTGGCTATGCTTTATACTTTTGTGGCAGACGTTGTCCCCGTTGACGGGCGCGCAACAGTTTTCCTGCAGCTAAACGCCCTGTTTTTGGGCTCGCAGATGCTCGCCGGTCCGCTGGGGGGCGCCATGATGGTGAATGACCCGTGGGTTCCACTATGGGCATCCTTGATCATTATAGGGGGTGCGAACTTGCTCGTTCTCTTTTTGCCAGAGACGCTACACCTTCACGACAAGAAGAACGTGGCAGCCGCTTCAGAAGACGACATGGACGACGAGAGGTCAGGGTTGCAAAAGCTCTTATACAAGACAAAGACTGGGTTGGAAGAAGTCTGGGAGTTCATTCTTGGAAACAAGAGCGTAGGTTTGTTGATCTTGTCTATGACTTTTGTTATTCTTGGTCGGTTCGTGGGCGAGATCTTGCTACAGTACGCCACAGAGAGGTATCACTGGAGTTGGAGCAGAGCGTCATATCAGCTCGTGATACGGAATGCCTTCAGCATGTTCACGCTGCTGGTTCTGATGCCTTTTGCCAGCTGGTTTTGCCTTCAGCACCTGGGAATGTCGGCAGTGGAGAAGGACATCTGGTTGGGCCGATGGTCTGGTGTCACGGCGGTGGCGGGCTGTCTGATCATTGCTGGAGCGACCAACGGGGTGCTTTTCTCTGTGGGACTGATCTGGTTTGCGCTTGGCTCAGGGATCACGTCCGTGATTCGGTCTCTCCTCAACagcttggtggaggagcaccATGTTGGTACCGTCAACACTTTGGTAGGCTTCATGGAGAACGTCGGGATGATGGCAGCTGGCCCTCTTCTGGCTAAGAGCCTCAGCCTTGGACTCGAATTGGGAGGCCTTTGGGTCGGTCTCCCACTCATCACGGCTGGAATGTTCATCGCGACTTCTACGGCGATTCTGTGGATCTTTCGGTTACCGAGACGGCCATCGTTGGTGGATCTGAGAGCTTAG
- a CDS encoding hypothetical protein (EggNog:ENOG503PFFT), with translation MVSFFGLRVGGKKKKAETNPAKEPERPKRIDQNTLGEGQFFGVNTDPKSVFNEGSIRSVSRAGAGTPQAGVRGPYTETHNLGAVSMFDLGSASRSGSQASFRPDLKSPASDMNLGGRFGAQGGSSTSLALPPGPPSRMGSRPGTPSGRSKAWVNPLDVHWARATSTAPTPLKIHPLAQSSIELPPPTPTKSDAGSVFGEEADDMVDAVMASVKKQEEENKEKAREMEKKKETARLELERLERQKSNESMLPKSPVERQHQLSFFDRPQNSPTLPGPMFRGNVDQRPSSRGGPRQDSPISPTGGQSPTIHQGPPPTGPPTQSLPQPPGQGPRQGPRGPNEARGSQQTNTPPYSPTHSPTEASRGGFPPRAAQGPNPNEPPRDPPRNSPPGLRNGPQSFHLHGPQQRNSPPQSAGPYRPPGPHNNGPRNGPPGPGPRGPGFNGPRSESPMRRPMAPGQFRSESPARRPMGSGGRSESPGPRFMGNHQRRPESPGPRFRGNNEFRSESPRRVPGSNGPGPQQFSPGMGPRPGRGPVSRPQVNTTFAPRPQPDAAAVSSPQVDAAPELPTPVSEARKSPPLISTLTSPTPSTARSSVDDEFLDQLTTPPVIRDVSAKRDTLHATHRAEQSLSMKIEELEKTILSQHVLKPRPTNLAPAPVNHRMSTASSCYSNDMPDAKDDEHDEDDNDEPILSIQPVPLRIPSPLPPSVAAAVTSPVQSPGSPIRAPKAGQRPRRPGLEEYGVASSQLSSPRAHVPTPAPTTLTSPTDNNSIRSFHTANNSPPSRSATPLKPKPSLPILVPPTTASITAISPAEPPKPIPFIDTGFQFDFGTTTTTTTGPLTPDSSHWHVSSPVTESAAAPGVAIASGPASTTTSPSSPEDADLPKFTRPNVPPPLKLKFNFSPEASSRDPTFGTLTPPLYSAPPMIAVNDGRPSTSAGYNPFPHGGLQASPQLISQFPESMKDENRLSFMGIGVARGPSIREVRRPGTSHGTGQGHRMVDSFGTGFI, from the exons ATGGTGTCTTTCTTTGGCCTCAGAGTTGGAGGCAAGAAAAA GAAGGCGGAAACCAACCCGGCGAAGGAGCCTGAGAGGCCGAAACGGATCGATCAGAATACGCTGGGAGAAGGACAGTTCTTTGGGGTCAACACAGACCCAAAGAGTGTGTTCAATGAGGGCAGCATTCGATCGGTTTCCCGCGCTGGGGCTGGAACGCCCCAAGCCGGCGTCAGAGGCCCATATACCGAGACACACAACCTTGGCGCGGTGAGCATGTTCGACTTGGGAAGTGCCTCTCGCAGCGGCAGTCAGGCCAGCTTTCGACCAGACTTGAAGTCTCCTGCCTCCGACATGAACTTAGGTGGACGGTTCGGTGCGCAGGGCGGGTCCTCGACAAGTCTGGCCCTCCCACCCGGACCTCCTTCAAGGATGGGCTCGAGACCAGGAACACCAAGCGGAAGAAGCAAGGCCTGGGTCAATCCGCTGGATGTTCACTGGGCTAGAGCTACATCGACAGCACCGACACCATTGAAGATTCACCCTCTGGCGCAGTCCAGCATCGAACTtcctcccccaacgccaaccAAGTCCGACGCGGGCTCTGTCTTTGGTGAAGAGGCAGATGATATGGTGGATGCTGTCATGGCCTCGGTGAAGaagcaagaggaagaaaacaaggaaaaggcgcgagagatggagaagaagaaggagacggCACGTTTGGAATTGGAGAGGCTGGAGAGGCAAAAGTCAAACGAGTCCATGCTGCCTAAATCGCCGGTTGAACGACAACATCAGCTGTCTTTTTTTGACAGACCACAAAACAGTCCGACATTGCCTGGGCCAATGTTCCGGGGCAATGTTGACCAGAGACCCAGCAGCCGAGGTGGTCCACGCCAGGATAGCCCTATCAGTCCAACCGGAGGTCAGTCACCTACTATTCATCAAGGTCCCCCTCCTACCGGGCCGCCTACCCAGTCTCTTCCCCAGCCCCCCGGTCAGGGACCGCGTCAAGGACCACGAGGACCTAATGAAGCTAGAGGGTCACAGCAGACCAACACTCCCCCGTACAGTCCAACTCACAGTCCAACTGAGGCATCTCGGGGCGGTTTCCCCCCGAGGGCTGCTCAGGGTCCCAATCCGAACGAGCCCCCCCGGGACCCTCCTCGCAACTCGCCTCCTGGTCTTCGAAACGGACCGCAGAGCTTTCATCTTCATGGTCCACAACAGCGCAATTCTCCCCCGCAAAGTGCCGGTCCGTATCGTCCGCCTGGACCGCACAACAATGGACCAAGGAACGGTCCTCCTGGCCCTGGCCCACGAGGTCCCGGCTTCAATGGGCCACGATCTGAGAGTCCCATGCGCAGGCCGATGGCACCGGGGCAATTCCGATCCGAAAGCCCTGCGCGCAGGCCAATGGGCAGCGGAGGGCGTTCAGAGTCTCCCGGACCACGGTTTATGGGAAATCATCAACGTCGCCCTGAAAGCCCTGGCCCAAGGTTCAGGGGAAATAACGAGTTCCGATCTGAAAGCCCCAGACGTGTGCCTGGGAGCAATGGTCCTGGCCCTCAACAGTTTTCTCCTGGAATGGGTCCCCGACCCGGACGGGGCCCGGTTTCTCGCCCTCAGGTTAATACCACCTTCGCCCCTCGTCCACAACCCGATGCAGCGGCCGTCTCTAGCCCCCAGGTCGATGCTGCCCCTGAGCTCCCAACGCCGGTGAGCGAGGCCAGAAAGTCCCCGCCCCTTATTTCTACACTGACATCCCCTACGCCGTCAACTGCGAGATCatctgttgatgatgaatttCTGGACCAGCTTACCACTCCGCCTGTTATCCGGGATGTCAGTGCGAAGCGGGACACTCTCCATGCGACTCACCGTGCCGAACAGAGCTTGTCTATGAAGATCGAAGAGCTGGAAAAGACCATCCTCTCTCAACATGTCTTGAAGCCAAGACCGACAAATCTGGCCCCTGCGCCTGTCAACCACAGAATGAGCACCGCGAGCAGCTGCTATAGCAACGACATGCCCGATGCGAAGGACGACGAGCATGATGAGGACGACAACGATGAGCCAATCTTGTCTATTCAACCTGTACCATTGCGGATCCCctctcctctgcctcctTCCGTGGCGGCTGCTGTCACAAGCCCAGTCCAGTCCCCTGGAAGTCCCATCCGAGCACCCAAGGCCGGTCAAAGGCCCAGACGCCCCGGTCTTGAGGAATATGGTGTTGCCAGCAGCCAGCTGAGCTCTCCCCGCGCCCACGTCCCAACCCCAGCACCCACCACCCTGACCAGCCCAacagacaacaacagcatccGTAGCTTCCACACAGCCAACaactctcctccctctcgctCCGCCACACCCCTCAAACCCAAGCCCAGTCTCCCTATCCTCGTCCCTCCTACAACCGcatccatcaccgccatctccCCAGCCGAACCGCCCAAACCAATCCCCTTCATCGACACCGGCTTCCAGTTCGACTTTGgcactaccaccaccaccaccaccggccccttGACCCCCGACTCCTCCCACTGGCACGTCAGCTCCCCCGTCACCGAATCCGCCGCTGCCCCAGGCGTAGCTATCGCCTCCGGCCCcgcttccaccaccacctcaccatcatcaccagagGATGCCGACCTTCCCAAATTCACCCGCCCCAacgtccccccccccctcaagcTCAAGTTCAATTTCTCCCCCGAGGCCTCCTCCCGCGATCCCACCTTTGGCACCCTCACCCCACCGTTATACTCGGCACCCCCCATGATCGCCGTCAACGACGGCCGTCCGTCCACCTCGGCGGGGTACAACCCTTTTCCCCACGGTGGGCTGCAAGCCTCCCCGCAGTTGATCTCTCAGTTTCCAGAAAGCATGAAGGACGAGAACAGGTTGAGTTTCATGGGGATTGGCGTGGCGAGGGGGCCGAGCAtcagggaggtgaggaggccGGGGACGAGCCACGGCACCGGGCAGGGGCATAGAATGGTGGATAGTTTTGGGACGGGGTTCATctg a
- the cys2 gene encoding Serine O-succinyltransferase (MEROPS:MER0044357; EggNog:ENOG503NVHE; COG:H) produces the protein MKSRTNVTSSLRQASAALTRAAGNPATPLCHNAAAPGMRPLTAAAQSHRRHLHVQPPRRSGAPSNPAMSFPCVDALESRSATLRQQAAAASASQTRTDSTSSGPEPSYTVGATQIFHSNNPLLLDHGGRLVEFDIAYETWGEMNADRTNVILLHTGLSASSHAHSTAANPQPGWWEKFIGPGLALDTNKYFVICTNVIGGCYGSTGPSSIDPSDGKRYATRFPLLTITDMVRAQFRLLDHLGVEKLHASVGSSMGGMQSLAAAVAFPERVGRIVSISACARSHPYSIAMRYVQRKAILNDPNWNRGYYYGQIPPHVGMKLAREIATITYRSGPEWEQRFGRRRADKDKPPALCPDFLVETYLDHAGEKFCLTYDPNSLIYVSKAMDLFDLGRENQVAIRAKRAEREKALREGGGQGGYQQDVCSLTLPDTPYEEQSEHHEEFERDGLGFGGSSVGSGGSNYSGPGQKPPADLVAGLSVLWDHPVLVMGVASDILFPAWQQREIAEALRMTGNRNVAHYELSEEQSLFGHDTFLLDVKNVGGMVRNFLG, from the coding sequence ATGAAGTCACGAACCAATGTCACATCCAGTCTACGACAAGCTTCGGCCGCCCTCACCCGTGCCGCCGGCAACCCCGCGACACCCCTCTGCCACAATGCGGCGGCACCGGGTATGCGACccttgacggcggcggcgcaaTCTCACCGGCGTCACCTTCACgtccaacccccccgccgcAGCGGCGCCCCCTCTAACCCCGCCATGTCCTTCCCCTGCGTCGACGCCCTCGAGTCCCGCTCCGCAACCCTCCGGCAACAGGCCGCCGCTGCCTCCGCCTCCCAAACCCGTACCGACTCTACCTCCTCCGGTCCCGAGCCCTCCTACACCGTCGGCGCAACCCAAATATTccactccaacaaccccttaCTCCTCGACCACGGCGGCCGGCTCGTCGAATTCGACATTGCCTATGAGACCTGGGGGGAGATGAACGCCGACCGAACAaacgtcatcctcctccacacgGGCCTatctgcctcctcccacgcccattccaccgccgccaacccccagcccgggtggtgggagaagtTTATCGGTCCCGGACTGGCCCTGGACACCAACAAATACTTTGTCATCTGCACGAACGTCATAGGGGGGTGTTATGGCTCTACCGGACCAAGCAGCATCGACCCCTCAGACGGCAAACGCTACGCGACCCGCTTCCCGCTGCTGACGATAACGGACATGGTGCGCGCGCAGTTCCGTCTGCTGGATCACCTAGGGGTGGAAAAGCTCCATGCCAGTGTCGGGTCCAGCATGGGGGGTATGCaatccctcgccgccgctgTCGCGTTCCCGGAGAGAGTCGGCAGGATAGTGAGCATCTCTGCCTGCGCGAGGTCGCACCCGTATAGCATCGCGATGCGGTACGTCCAGCGCAAGGCGATCCTCAACGACCCCAACTGGAACAGGGGGTACTACTACGGCCAAATCCCCCCCCACGTCGGGATGAAGCTCGCGAGGGAGATCGCCACCATCACGTACCGGTCCGGCCCGGAATGGGAGCAgaggtttgggaggaggagggcggacAAGGACAAACCGCCTGCGCTGTGCCCGGACTTTTTGGTGGAGACGTATCTGGATCATGCGGGGGAGAAGTTTTGCCTTACGTATGATCCGAACAGTCTGATTTATGTGAGCAAGGCGATGGATTTGTTtgatttggggagggagaaccAGGTTGCGATTCGGGCCAAGAGGgcagagagggagaaggcgttgagggaggggggtgggcagGGGGGTTATCAGCAAGACGTGTGCAGTTTGACGTTACCGGATACGCCTTATGAGGAGCAGTCAGAGCACCacgaggagtttgagagggatgggcttgggtttggggggagcTCGGTCGGTAGTGGGGGAAGCAATTACTCGGGGCCGGGGCAGAAGCCGCCGGCGGATTTGGTGGCTGGGTTGTCGGTGCTGTGGGATCACccggtgctggtgatgggggtggcgAGCGATATTTTGTTCCCGGCGTGGCAGCAGAGGGAGATTGCGGAGGCGTTGAGGATGACGGGGAACAGGAACGTGGCGCATTATGAGCTGAGCGAGGAGCAGAGTCTGTTTGGACATGATACTTTTCTGCTGGATGTGAAGAATGTGGGCGGGATGGTGAGGAATTTCTTGGGGTGA
- a CDS encoding hypothetical protein (EggNog:ENOG503P2XT) produces MWNTVSHILTSILPPVLPIRPRPDSAPTPADGTTTQDPTTGKMDAEGVYKPSITDVIVVKAMLVKGLQIPVEIADNIIELAEYWPHVTAEVTWGDERPNQVWSGESRENQFLLRTPPLGFPDWRTDTTSYTKTIHPRPPGEGYPTSSFQKLAKSPVTLLAQPCRRIVFTIRSKDQGWGGEYHNQNTYNGSWTWFEAGLERWCKSQIPDPPQPCESHEDPVQKPVRDDDDNDDDKQPSMNLEDLATVIPEVVVDPQSNEFNFNHPLLPRENVKIQCNKLTEREYITHVVEWNHDDDVDPEDEVAAKKLHDVGRGGQTGNGEFVRNMRIGDVVTVWGKTRFGGWINNISSVKVEVYWSV; encoded by the exons ATGTGGAACACGGTCAGTCATATATTGACCAGCATACTTCCTCCTGTACTGCCTATCCGGCCTCGTCCAGACTCTGCACCAACTCCAGCCGACGGGACGACTACACAGGACCCTACCACAGGCAAGATGGACGCCGAAGGGGTGTACAAACCCAGCATCACCGACGTTATTGTCGTCAAGGCCATGCTGGTCAAAGGCCTCCAGATCCCTGTAGAGATCGCCGACAACATTATTGAGCTCGCCGAGTACTGGCCGCACGTCACTGCCGAGGTCACATGGGGAGACGAGCGCCCAAATCAAGTATGGAGCGGTGAGAGCAGAGAGAACCAGTTCTTG CTCCGCACACCACCCCTAGGCTTCCCAGACTGGAGAACCGACACAACAAGCTACACCAAAACGATCCATCCCAGGCCCCCTGGTGAAGGATATCCCACCTCGAGCTTCCAAAAACTAGCCAAATCCCCAGTCACTCTCCTTGCCCAGCCATGCCGCCGCATCGTCTTCACCATACGATCCAAAGATCAGGGCTGGGGCGGCGAGTACCACAATCAGAACACCTACAACGGCTCCTGGACATGGTTCGAAGCCGGGCTGGAAAGGTGGTGTAAAAGCCAGATACCTGATCCCCCACAGCCATGTGAATCCCATGAAGACCCAGTTCAGAAACCGGTGAGAGATGatgacgacaacgacgatgATAAGCAACCGTCAATGAACCTCGAGGATCTGGCTACCGTGATTCCCGAGGTGGTAGTTGACCCGCAAAGTAATGAGTTCAACTTCAACCATCCGCTGCTTCCACGGGAGAACGTCAAGATTCAGTGCAACAAGTTGACGGAGAGGGAATACATCACGCATGTGGTGGAGTGGAATCACGATGATGACGTGGATCCTGAGGACGAGGTGGCAGCGAAGAAGCTACATGatgttgggaggggagggcagACGGGGAATGGGGAGTTTGTGAGGAACATGAGGattggggatgtggtgacTGTTTGGGGGAAGACGAGGTTCGGGGGCTGGATTAATAACATCTCGTCGGTGAAGGTGGAGGTTTATTGGTCGGTGTAG